A stretch of Anoplolepis gracilipes chromosome 12, ASM4749672v1, whole genome shotgun sequence DNA encodes these proteins:
- the LOC140671688 gene encoding uncharacterized protein, which produces MKILVFFICALGLALSNLADDEIKEEFRGAVSTIQSNLAICMIENNVSEEEILTGVDKESGNEERRRKLGCTYACVLKRENLMEDSNIKEREVHAKINTNYGPSLIMPEVHEVARNCVKEVRNITEECEKGFSLLSCLIKEEDKSEEQEEHKKSKTRLSNLADGKIKGQFKSTLSSIHSNLAICMIENSVSEDDWYTEEEIRADVHKESGNEERTRKLGCTIACFLKKEHLIEGSNIKQRLVRAKINEEYGPSVIMPALHEVARECIKEVRNITEECEKSFSLINCLQKNL; this is translated from the exons atgaaaattcttgtgttttttatttgtgcTTTAGGATTAGCT tTATCCAACTTGGCTGatgatgaaataaaagaagaatttagAGGTGCGGTATCAACCATCCAGAGTAATCTTGCGATTTGtatgatagaaaataatgtatcTGAAG AAGAGATATTGACTGGTGTGGATAAAGAATCCGGAAATGAAGAGAGGAGAAGAAAACTGGGTTGCACTTATGCCtgtgttttaaaaagagaaaatttg ATGGAAGATTCAAACATTAAAGAAAGGGAAGttcatgcaaaaataaatacaaactaCGGTCCTTCGTTGATAATGCCCGAAGTTCATGAGGTGGCGCGGAATTGCGTCAAAGAAg tAAGAAACATTACAGAAGAATGTGAGAAAGGCTTCTCCCTATTAAGTTGTCTTATAAAAGAGGAGGATAAATCGGAGGAACAGGAAGaacataaaaaatcaaaaacgaGG TTATCCAACTTAGCTGATGGTAAAATAAAAGGACAATTTAAAAGTACGCTATCAAGCATCCATAGTAATCTTGCGATTTGTATGATAGAGAATAGTGTATCTGAAG ATGATTGGTACACAGAAGAGGAGATAAGGGCTGACGTACATAAAGAATCCGGAAATGAAGAAAGGACAAGAAAACTGGGTTGCACTATCGcctgttttttaaaaaaagaacatttg ATAGAAGGTTCAAACATTAAACAAAGGCTAGTTcgtgcaaaaataaatgaagagTACGGTCCATCGGTGATAATGCCCGCCCTTCATGAAGTTGCGCGTGAGTGCATCAAAGaag TAAGAAACATTACAGAAGAATGTGAGAAAAGCTTCTCCCTAATAAATTGTCttcaaaaaaatctgtaa
- the LOC140671754 gene encoding pheromone-binding protein Gp-9-like: MKVFVFCICALLLGFVSSNLTGSAIGRQLKTAVSTLDSNFRTCMAENNVTEDDWYREDEVLADVHKESGNEERTRKLGCSVACLLKKENMMEGANIKEGKIYARISKEVGNSPVESMYQKIAHDCLTKVRNMTEECEKSLSLLYCVVIAVNNLERPQGHNRTEIKESEEVEQTV, translated from the exons ATGAAAGTTTTTGTGTTTTGCATCTGTGCTTTGTTGCTAGGATTTGTT TCATCCAACTTAACTGGTAGTGCAATAGGACGACAACTTAAAACTGCGGTATCAACCCTCGATAGCAATTTTAGGACTTGTATGGCGGAAAATAATGTAACTGAGG ATGATTGGTACAGAGAAGATGAGGTATTGGCTGACGTACATAAAGAATCCGGAAATGAAGAGAGGACAAGAAAACTGGGTTGCAGTGTCGCCtgtcttttgaaaaaagaaaatatg ATGGAAGGTGCAAACATTAAAGAAGGGAAAATTTATGCAAGAATAAGTAAAGAAGTCGGTAATTCTCCTGTAGAGAGCATGTATCAAAAGATTGCGCATGATTGCTTAACAAaag taAGAAATATGACAGAAGAATGTGAAAAAAGCTTGTCTCTACTTTATTGTGTTGTGATTGCTGTAAATAATTTGGAGAGACCTCAAGGACATAACAGAACAGAAATAAAGGAAAGTGAAGAAGTAGAACAAACTGTTTGA
- the LOC140671773 gene encoding pheromone-binding protein Gp-9-like, whose translation MMRWFYIIVFAFIPAILGKITLNSKLGSTHPEYNTCLTETSTNNNDVFSVGDILVDRHKQPENEEKQRKNGCLIHCLLQKQGLIEESEFNIEKTRTAFAEKTNYQVGDDFHKAFDNCLEEAKNIEDKCEKSLTLVTCYFKSKEKLLSERGQHTSGEHEEPGENEEHKHEE comes from the exons ATGATGCGCTGGTTCTACATTATTGTTTTCGCATTTATT cCTGCCATCTTAGGTAAAATTACTCTTAATTCGAAACTAGGATCCACCCACCCAGAGTATAATACTTGTCTAACTGAAACCAGTACCAATAATa ATGATGTGTTCTCAGTAGGAGATATATTAGTTGATAGACATAAACAACctgaaaatgaagaaaaacaaagaaagaaTGGTTGTTTAATTCATTGCTTATTACAAAAGCAGGGCTTG atAGAAGAATCGGAATTCAACATAGAGAAAACACGAACCGCATTTGCTGAGAAAACAAATTATCAAGTAGGAGATGATTTCCACAAAGCTTTCGATAATTGTTTAGAAGAag caaaaaatattgaagataaaTGCGAGAAAAGTTTAACTCTAGTGACATGTTACTTCAAAAGTAAAGAAAAGCTTCTTTCTGAGAGAGGACAACATACTTCTGGAGAACATGAAGAACCTGGAGAAAATGAAGAACACAAACATGAagaataa
- the LOC140671772 gene encoding probable G-protein coupled receptor No18 translates to MIWIRLRNHHVSKYTHHKTEIIIYGSRVNVMANQTADYHGDIYQWNRTVSADEGDVETEYYLPDWTDLVLAGLFTMLIIVTIVGNTLVIAAVITTRRLRSVTNCFVSSLAAADLLVGLAVMPPAVLLQLTGGTWELGEVLCDSWVSLDILLCTASILSLCAISIDRYLAVTQPLLYSRRRRSKRLAGVMIVAVWIMAGAITSPPLLGCFPRATNRDVKKCSYNMDSSYVIFSAMGSFFLPMLVMLYVYGRISCVIASRHRNLETTNEVENVRSRRKITIDRGKSIKVQRTDCAESSVACDKPSEETEPTSMCKKLGTIRGNQQSCINKVARETKTAGTLAVVVGGFVACWLPFFILYLATPFVPVQPPDVLMPALTWLGWINSAINPFIYAFYSADFRLAFWRLTCRKCSKSRLNLDATNRKLPAPVNWKKDTSRT, encoded by the exons GATATGGATTCGTCTTAGAAATCATCATGTATCAAAATATACGCATCACAAAAcagaaattattatctatgGATCGAGGGTGAACGTCATGGCAAATCAAACAGCTGATTACCATGGGGACATTTATCAATGGAATCGCACAGTATCGGCGGATGAAGGAGATGTGGAAACGGAATATTACCTACCCGACTGGACCGATCTTGTTCTAGCAGGATTATTCACGATGCTAATTATTGTTACTATA gTCGGCAATACTTTAGTGATCGCGGCCGTAATTACTACCAGGCGATTACGGTCCGTAACTAATTGTTTCGTATCCAGTCTCGCCGCAGCGGATTTACTAGTCGGTCTAGCTGTGATGCCACCGGCGGTTCTGTTACAG CTTACAGGAGGCACTTGGGAATTAGGCGAGGTACTATGTGACTCTTGGGTCTCCCTTGACATTCTACTCTGCACGGCCAGTATTCTGTCGTTATGCGCCATATCTATAGACAG GTATCTGGCCGTAACTCAGCCGTTGTTATATAGTCGTCGACGTAGGAGCAAAAGATTGGCTGGGGTGATGATCGTGGCTGTATGGATAATGGCTGGTGCTATAACAAGCCCACCTTTATTAGGTTGCTTCCCGCGTGCGACGAATCGCGATGTCAAAAAGTGCTCCTATAATATGGATTCCTCTTACGTGATATTTTCAGCGATGGGTAGTTTCTTCTTGCCCATGCTGGTAATGCTATATGTGTACGGTAGAATTTCGTGCGTCATAGCGAGCAGACATAGAAATCTGGAGACGACCAATGAGGTGGAAAATGTCCGATCACGTCGTAAAATTACG ATTGATCGTGGAAAGAGCATTAAAGTGCAACGTACGGATTGCGCCGAGAGTAGTGTCGCATGTGACAAGCCATCCGAGGAAACCGAACCAACGAGCATGTGCAAAAAGTTGGGCACAATTCGAGGTAATCAACAGAGCTGTATCAACAAAGTCGCTAGGGAGACGAAAACTGCGGGTACCCTGGCGGTAGTCGTCGGCGGTTTTGTTGCATGCTGGCtgccattttttattctgtatcTGGCAACACCTTTTGTACCTGTGCAGCCGCCGGATGTTCTTATGCCAGCTTTGACGTGGTTAg GGTGGATTAATTCGGCTATCAACCCGTTCATTTACGCCTTCTATTCGGCAGACTTCAGACTCGCTTTCTGGCGACTAACATGTCGGAAATGTTCAAAGAGTAGATTAAACTTGGATGCTACGAATCGGAAATTACCCGCTCCAGTTAACTGGAAGAAAGATACATCGAGGACGTGA